Within Wyeomyia smithii strain HCP4-BCI-WySm-NY-G18 chromosome 2, ASM2978416v1, whole genome shotgun sequence, the genomic segment AAATTGTCGAATCAATCACAATCAGAATTAAGTTGAAGCAGAACAAAAAGATTTTGTGGTATAAAAATTCAGCTTATAGCTTATAGCTTAGCCAGTTAGTCGTACAGTAATCGTATGGTCGTATTCCGGCTTAGAAGAGACtgtaagtgtcagtaggatcgtagcgttgACCTGctaattgttctgtacactaataTTCGACCGCGAAGTCTGTATATAACAAGGACAAGGGTAAGTTCCGATTGCGGAACGTAGCATGAAGTTCATACTAATaataatgttttcataaaaaaggtATTCTCTAAGCTCCAAAGTGTCTCCAAAGTGAGTAAAACATACGTTCTGAAAGCTACTCTCGCATGGTTTCTCTgcaaatttagcgaattggcTATAagtaattccacaaaaaatttCTATCGAAGTTAAACAGTATAGCTAACTACCTGAAACAATAGCTCAATAGCTACTACGCTTACTGAAAATTAGCGTCACATGTATAGTTTTTTGACGCTTCTTTGTTACGGACTCAAAAAAATTCTGTTAGACATATAATGCATGAAGGCTTGGGCATGAGGAAGCTCTGTCCAATTCGGGTGCCGCTTCAGTTTACAATCGATCTAGGTCAACGATGTGTTTATAATtcggaacaaaattaaaagtTATTCAACGGCAGTAAACGattttttgcaacaataagTGACATAAATATGGCTTcatcacttcactctgattccGAAGCGAGGGAAAAACGCAATGGCTGATCGAAAAGGTTCTGGCGTCTGTATTCTGGGATGTGTACGGAATGATATCCATCGTCTACCTCGCGAAAGGAAACAAAATCAGCAGTGACTACTACGCTGTTGAAGCGATTGAAGGATGAAATCTTAAAAAACCTGTCtcatattttaaagaaaaagttgaagagaCTGTGTATAAGACACGGCCGCAAGGTCAACCTAGAATGCAAATAGCGTCCAACGTTTGTTTACGGCCACTGGGTAGCAAATCGCTATCACAAATGTTACgaaattacaaaagttcacatcaatggactaCGTAATTTTAAtttcgtaacaaaaaaaaatcatttcgctTGCGGAAATACTCGTATTAGGTGGtatataacacagtgcaacgattttttttgccttggcttctatgtatgattttttgatgaagtttgatgaaaaacctaatttccccgagtttgaacatatttctacTTAAGAGGCAACaatggcaccattttgaatctttgagaaatcggaaattttcgatgttctttcgacgccattttgttttaaagctaaatatcaaaattctaagagtttgtccacatataagcatctttttatccatcttaaaaaaaaaaacagatcttaaatcggactaaaactgagctcaaaacggtgattctacgaaaacggttttggcatggttttagtatatttcacaaagcagaATAATATCGAGTACGTCAGCATTAATGGTAAGGTAATGCGCTAATAACTGGAAGTGGTTGTCAAATtgtgtcttatattgagtaaaaaagtcgcatttgactttatcgaagacgcgatgattctgtcgCATAGCTGTAGCGggatttttatgttttaaccAGTCTGGCCAAATATGCAACCCGCTCCCCGCAAAAGGTGGAAGATCATGTAAACACAAATTGCTATTGTAACTTTgtgtatcgcttacactcttgatattacattaaacagatttcaaataagctaatctaacgtcgagataaacctatttcagtattgtaggggaattggggtaaaattgacatgTTGCCGATATTTTACGTAAATCAGACACCCatcaatcgattcctgagatttttttactcaatataagacataatttgactaccactcttAGATATTATCGCATTACCaataatgctcagacatactcgatattaatttgctttgtgaaatatactgaaaccatgccaaaaccttTTCGTAGAATCTCCGTTTTGAActtagtttttgtccgatttaagatctgtttttcttAAAggtgggtaagaagatgctaatatgtggacaaacttaatttcgatatttggttttaaaacaaaatggcgtcgaaaaaacatcgaaaatttccgttttctcaataattcaaaatggcgccattagtgctctttaagttgaaatatggtcaaactcggggaaattaggttttgcatcaaaatacacaaaaaatatacatccataaaccagaagtcaccatcttaaaattctaaATGGTGCCGATTACCAAGTATTTAGTACCACCCGGTTCTAAAAATACTTATGTTGGATGATATTTAGCCTACTTTTAGCTAAATTTTAGCTTTAATTTTGTGTTCAAAACAGGGCTCTCCATTTTTAAGTAGAACAGTAGCTAGAATCACAGAATAACAATTttcccaatcgattgctgtaaaaatgaagaaaatccgttaaaaactgactgagttttaagcatttgaaagtgaacaattttcgtgacgctctcggtgttttcggtttttcaattcgCACCCCTATAATGCTGTaatacgtagttctacgtcaaaaagttcTGTTTGAACAAAGCAATGTGTCGTATATGCGAAATTGCATTACTCCCCAACGGCCTTAATTTCCTGGTATGACCCTCAATGGGTTTTCCTACTCTCAGGATCTTAAATGGAATTCTTGCTAAAAAAGATTCAGTACTGAGTAGTAATTGCTGAATTAAAGGCTACTTTGAGGCCGTACTACCAAAATGTTATAAAACGTTGAAAAATCAATGGAATTGCTGTGTCGGTGctgaataacacagtgcaacaaaaattgacttttatatatattcgctaatatcttaaagtggtagtcaaattatatcttattttgagtaaaaaagtctcagaaatcgaatggtaggtgtctgatctacgtaaaatgtcagcagataaacctattttagtattgtaggggaattggggcaaaatcgacattttgctgacattttacgttgatcagacacctaccatttgatatctgagacttttttactcaaaataagatataatttgactaccactttaagatattagcgaataatcattaatactcagaaataatcgatattattttgctttgtgaaatatactaaaactatgccaaaaccggtttcgtagaatcaccgttttgagctcagtttttgtccgatttaagatctgtttttttttttcacaagatGAGTAAAAGGAatctaatatgtggacaaactcttagaatttcgatatttggcctcaaaaccaaatggcgtcgaaaaaatcacaaaaaataccggtttctcaaaaattcaaaatggcgccattgttgccccttaagttgaaatatgttcaaactcagggaaatttattttcgcatcaaactccATCAAAAATtcatacataggagccaaggcaaaaaaattgttgcgctGTGTAATAGGGATAACTGTTATCagaggaatatttttttctactttaaaAACCGGGACCTTTTCAATCAAGCTAACGGGTGGcaccaaaatattaaaaaaaattgtggctCTTTACTCCAAAACAAACGCGCTCAGAGTGAAATGATAGTGTGTATATGTAAACTCTCTTTCCTCTTTATGGCCAGTATTTTTGTCTTACCTATGCATTTTCAGTtctattcaaaatgatgtcgaaACAAAAAGCATTGAGTAAGCGCATTGCACAATTCTAATTGAATtgcacaacaattttggcaaaaagttcgcGACATACCATTTTAAAAGCGAAAGTCTACCGGTTTAGACTGTGTATAAGTTCCTGCAACCCTCAACAATAATTTAccaggaaggtagtggaagaTCGTTCAATGTTCTAGACGAAAAATGGCTCCGTTCTTCTTGTCTAAATCATAGTTTCAGTCCAATGCTTTGGTTATCAATAAAAATGTGCACAAGAACGAATGTATGTGTAAAAGTTTTGATTCTATTTTCTCAAAATGCCGGTGAAAGATAAGTATTTTGGCCAGATAAATCATCATCAAATTACGCCAAAAACACTAACGTTGCTGGTGAACAACCACTCGACCCCATCCATTTGCCCCcaaaatacgcaacccaacgaatctgcCTCAGTGTCGAtgatttctttgggattttaAGTTTTTCGGTGtacaaaaaaactggaaagCAACGAACTGCAGTAGTTGATTGGTaaaatcaagagatgcattcgaaaagtcgacgtgAAGGCCCTTACACCACACCGGCTGCGGACCTTCTAATCCACTAATTTAATAAATCTCACTTCGCGttattgaattgaaattaaCCTGTTGTAGACACATATCTGTAACTTTTTCTGACTCAGTATTCCCCAAAATATTTTATAGCAGAAACTTTATAGTATAGCAAAACTGTCTGGTAATGATTTTTCATTCCAAGGCAGTGAACCTCGCGTGCCACCAACTAACAATTTCCGAGTTGAAGGTCAAGCGTCCTGTGTGGTGTTAAAATCAGCAGTAGCCGGGTTGCTGCCTTTCAACAATAAAGCACCGGTAAAAACCCAACGGttgttatgtttatgtttatcgATCCTGGAGGTGCCACCTCTACTAAAAGGTAATTCATTTGCATGATTTGCAGGAAATCCTGTCGTGTTTGCGTTGAACCTGAAGCAGGAGCAATATTATCGTTCAAAAAAGAACGCTCCTGTGGAGGTTCTTCGTAACCATAGTTTGTTTTGAATATCGAAATGGGTAACGTGTATTTATTTACAGTCaatataaaaatgtaaaaactgACCAAGTACAGATTTTGCCTTGGTAGTCGCATTAGTTCACAGTCTTAAAATTTATCAGAACATTCTATTTACATGTGAATTAGATAGCACTGAAGCCTTAATTTACTATATATCATCTAACATCTAACTAGCAAGCATCGATTTCAATCGAGTACAGTAGGAAGAAATCTGTTTCTGTATAACAATGAGCTAAAACACTTTCTAGAATCACTAGTAGGTTCCTTTCAgactttgaagtttttttttcggctgCGTCTATGCTAAATCTAAACCTACTAttgatttttctcaaaatctatCCTTTCGTTGATATCCTTCAATTCAATGCAGTTATTGTTTTCCAACCCTGGCAAATCGCTATTGGCAGTGGTTTTAGTTCTTGTGGAGGTTCGTTTGTAATTTTCCATgtaaaaattcataaacagcACAAAAAATATGCCGGCATTGCAGAGAAGCAAAAACGTGATCAGCTTTGGAAATTCACAATCTGTCAGCAATGCATTAATGGCGTGCAGGATACATATGATGAATTGAGCCTTGAACAAAAAACCAAGTtggtaaaaaaatcaacaagtTTAGGCACTATTTAGCGTACTATTTGAATCTCGGTCATGTATTTCTTCCAccacaaatatttttgatattggggtCCCATCGACGAGAGCAGATAGTAGAAATACATCAGTGTATGCACAAAATTGTTGATTATGTTTGGCAGTGTTGTATTTCCCCctgaaagtaaaataaaatcatgTAAACAGAAAAATGCATCCGACGTAACCTATTTACCAGccaaaaattttgttaaaatccaCGTTTCAATTGGAGTCAAAGAATGGTGATATAAATGTAACCAGGATATCTGTGATTTCTTCTTCCGCAATACGAAGAAGACAGTATCTGCGAACTCGGACAGTTTCGAAAGATAATAAATGTAGCACAAGTCGAACATCTGG encodes:
- the LOC129721103 gene encoding elongation of very long chain fatty acids protein AAEL008004-like, which encodes MATMDMRDNFTDISWASNYIMKMALDEYQAERNWTRLIYQYWELVEDLLADPRAKNLPFMDNPLPTLGMITTYLTWVLIIGPTYMRDRKPMQLTRTLFYYNLFQVLLSAYMFYEHLMAGWARGYSLTCEPVDYSDGALSRRMFDLCYIYYLSKLSEFADTVFFVLRKKKSQISWLHLYHHSLTPIETWILTKFLAGGNTTLPNIINNFVHTLMYFYYLLSSMGPQYQKYLWWKKYMTEIQIAQFIICILHAINALLTDCEFPKLITFLLLCNAGIFFVLFMNFYMENYKRTSTRTKTTANSDLPGLENNNCIELKDINERIDFEKNQ